In the Populus trichocarpa isolate Nisqually-1 chromosome 1, P.trichocarpa_v4.1, whole genome shotgun sequence genome, one interval contains:
- the LOC7465119 gene encoding uncharacterized protein LOC7465119: protein MVSFSGLGLGLSLVFGCFLLALVAELFYLLWWKKRVTNRKVEEEDDYSSSYAKEFFHLICWKKASSLRSNITQDGVREPEGPRQEPDLELGTNKDLLIKTLGEESVESEIMRLHNLCGPPRFLFTIKEETKEDLESDDGKTRGGRSREGSRTRSLSDIMVTIDTPSFHTPLASPRFKSPPFNVFDSYHHHGFNPLFESSVEAELSRLRSSPPPKFKFLRDAEEKLFRRLIEEAERRASKNCVPVQDLSEIKGPDSTMITEEREGSFLGFNVDKNKESELLYHLPQNHSSSSQVLPLASSPTTFRPLDKMPIMH, encoded by the coding sequence ATGGTATCTTTCAGTGGGTTAGGTCTTGGTTTAAGCCTGGTCTTCGGTTGCTTTCTTTTAGCCCTTGTTGCAGAGCTATTCTACTTGCTATGGTGGAAGAAAAGAGTCACCAACAGAAAAGTTGAAGAAGAGGATGATTATAGCAGCAGCTATGCTAAGGAGTTCTTTCATCTTATTTGCTGGAAGAAAGCCTCCTCTTTAAGAAGCAACATTACTCAAGATGGTGTGAGAGAGCCAGAAGGCCCTCGCCAAGAACCAGACCTGGAACTAGGCACAAACAAAGATTTGCTTATAAAAACACTTGGTGAAGAAAGTGTGGAATCTGAGATCATGAGGCTGCACAATCTCTGTGGTCCACCACGATTTCTCTTCACCATAAAAGAGGAAACGAAGGAGGATTTGGAGTCGGATGATGGGAAGACTAGAGGTGGTAGGAGCAGAGAAGGATCGAGGACAAGAAGCTTGAGTGATATTATGGTGACTATTGACACCCCATCATTCCATACTCCTTTGGCTTCTCCACGTTTTAAATCCCCTCCCTTCAATGTTTTTGATTCTTATCATCACCATGGATTCAATCCACTCTTTGAATCATCAGTGGAAGCAGAGCTTAGCCGGTTGAGATCTTCCCCGCCTCCAAAATTCAAGTTCTTGAGGGACGCAGAGGAAAAACTGTTTAGAAGGTTAATAGAAGAGGCTGAAAGAAGGGCATCTAAGAATTGTGTTCCTGTTCAAGATTTATCAGAGATTAAAGGACCCGATTCAACCATGATaacagaagagagagaagggtCTTTTTTAGGCTTTAATGTTGACAAGAACAAAGAAAGTGAACTTCTATATCATCTACCACAGAATCATTCAAGCTCTTCTCAGGTACTCCCACTGGCTTCTTCCCCTACAACATTCAGACCCCTAGACAAGATGCCCATTAtgcattaa